Proteins from a single region of Aythya fuligula isolate bAytFul2 chromosome 3, bAytFul2.pri, whole genome shotgun sequence:
- the GGPS1 gene encoding geranylgeranyl pyrophosphate synthase isoform X3, with translation MDGNDETSKRILEPYQYLLQLPGKQVRTKLSQAFNHWLNVPEDKIQVIIEVTEMLHNASLLVDDIEDNSKLRRGFPVAHSIYGIPSVINCANYVYFLGLEKVLTLNHPDAVKVFTRQLLELHKGQGLDIYWRDTYTCPTEAEYKAMVLQKTGGLFGLAVGLMQLFSNYKEDLKPLLNTLGLFFQIRDDYANLHSKEYSENKSFCEDLTEGKFSFPTIHAIWSKPESTQVQNILRQRTENIDIKKYCVHYLENVGSFEYTRNTLKELESEAYKQIESLGGNPELVALVEQLSKMFKETEN, from the exons ATGGATGGGAACGATGAAACATCTAAAAGAATCCTAGAGCCATACCAGTATTTACTTCAACTACCAG GTAAGCAAGTGAGAACCAAACTGTCGCAGGCCTTTAATCACTGGCTGAACGTTCCAGAAGATAAGATACAG GTTATCATTGAAGTGACGGAGATGTTGCACAATGCAAGCCTGCTTGTGGATGATATTGAAGATAACTCAAAGCTACGGCGGGGCTTTCCAGTGGCTCACAGTATCTATGGAATTCCATCAGTAATCAACTGTGCTAATTATGTGTATTTCCTTGGCTTAGAGAAGGTTTTAACCCTTAATCACCCAGATGCTGTTAAAGTTTTTACCCGTCAGCTGCTGGAACTCCATAAAGGTCAAGGCCTGGATATTTACTGGAGGGATACTTACACCTGTCCTACAGAAGCTGAATACAAAGCTATGGTACTACAAAAGACAGGTGGTCTCTTTGGATTGGCTGTAGGCCTCATGCAGCTCTTCTCAAATTATAAAGAAGACTTAAAACCACTTCTTAACACACTCGGTCTCTTCTTCCAGATAAGAGATGACTATGCCAACTTGCACTCCAAAGAATACAGTGAAAACAAGAGTTTTTGTGAAGACTTAACTGAGGGCAAGTTCTCATTCCCAACCATTCATGCGATTTGGTCAAAACCTGAAAGTACTCAGGTGCAAAACATTTTACGCCAAAGGACAGAAAACatagatataaaaaaatactgtgtgcaTTACCTTGAAAACGTGGGTTCATTTGAGTACACTCGGAATACGTTAAAAGAGCTTGAATCTGAAGCCTATAAACAAATTGAATCACTAGGGGGAAACCCTGAGCTTGTAGCACTAGTTGAACAGCTGAGCAAAATGttcaaagaaactgaaaattaa
- the GGPS1 gene encoding geranylgeranyl pyrophosphate synthase isoform X1, whose amino-acid sequence MDREETSSFPEGGGRALTFTSKKFVRAMTVFTTRSLRVNYLLSNKDMDGNDETSKRILEPYQYLLQLPGKQVRTKLSQAFNHWLNVPEDKIQVIIEVTEMLHNASLLVDDIEDNSKLRRGFPVAHSIYGIPSVINCANYVYFLGLEKVLTLNHPDAVKVFTRQLLELHKGQGLDIYWRDTYTCPTEAEYKAMVLQKTGGLFGLAVGLMQLFSNYKEDLKPLLNTLGLFFQIRDDYANLHSKEYSENKSFCEDLTEGKFSFPTIHAIWSKPESTQVQNILRQRTENIDIKKYCVHYLENVGSFEYTRNTLKELESEAYKQIESLGGNPELVALVEQLSKMFKETEN is encoded by the exons tGTTCACAACCCGTTCTTTAAGAGTGAACTACCTCTTATCAAATAAAGACATGGATGGGAACGATGAAACATCTAAAAGAATCCTAGAGCCATACCAGTATTTACTTCAACTACCAG GTAAGCAAGTGAGAACCAAACTGTCGCAGGCCTTTAATCACTGGCTGAACGTTCCAGAAGATAAGATACAG GTTATCATTGAAGTGACGGAGATGTTGCACAATGCAAGCCTGCTTGTGGATGATATTGAAGATAACTCAAAGCTACGGCGGGGCTTTCCAGTGGCTCACAGTATCTATGGAATTCCATCAGTAATCAACTGTGCTAATTATGTGTATTTCCTTGGCTTAGAGAAGGTTTTAACCCTTAATCACCCAGATGCTGTTAAAGTTTTTACCCGTCAGCTGCTGGAACTCCATAAAGGTCAAGGCCTGGATATTTACTGGAGGGATACTTACACCTGTCCTACAGAAGCTGAATACAAAGCTATGGTACTACAAAAGACAGGTGGTCTCTTTGGATTGGCTGTAGGCCTCATGCAGCTCTTCTCAAATTATAAAGAAGACTTAAAACCACTTCTTAACACACTCGGTCTCTTCTTCCAGATAAGAGATGACTATGCCAACTTGCACTCCAAAGAATACAGTGAAAACAAGAGTTTTTGTGAAGACTTAACTGAGGGCAAGTTCTCATTCCCAACCATTCATGCGATTTGGTCAAAACCTGAAAGTACTCAGGTGCAAAACATTTTACGCCAAAGGACAGAAAACatagatataaaaaaatactgtgtgcaTTACCTTGAAAACGTGGGTTCATTTGAGTACACTCGGAATACGTTAAAAGAGCTTGAATCTGAAGCCTATAAACAAATTGAATCACTAGGGGGAAACCCTGAGCTTGTAGCACTAGTTGAACAGCTGAGCAAAATGttcaaagaaactgaaaattaa
- the GGPS1 gene encoding geranylgeranyl pyrophosphate synthase isoform X2, with protein sequence MFTTRSLRVNYLLSNKDMDGNDETSKRILEPYQYLLQLPGKQVRTKLSQAFNHWLNVPEDKIQVIIEVTEMLHNASLLVDDIEDNSKLRRGFPVAHSIYGIPSVINCANYVYFLGLEKVLTLNHPDAVKVFTRQLLELHKGQGLDIYWRDTYTCPTEAEYKAMVLQKTGGLFGLAVGLMQLFSNYKEDLKPLLNTLGLFFQIRDDYANLHSKEYSENKSFCEDLTEGKFSFPTIHAIWSKPESTQVQNILRQRTENIDIKKYCVHYLENVGSFEYTRNTLKELESEAYKQIESLGGNPELVALVEQLSKMFKETEN encoded by the exons A tGTTCACAACCCGTTCTTTAAGAGTGAACTACCTCTTATCAAATAAAGACATGGATGGGAACGATGAAACATCTAAAAGAATCCTAGAGCCATACCAGTATTTACTTCAACTACCAG GTAAGCAAGTGAGAACCAAACTGTCGCAGGCCTTTAATCACTGGCTGAACGTTCCAGAAGATAAGATACAG GTTATCATTGAAGTGACGGAGATGTTGCACAATGCAAGCCTGCTTGTGGATGATATTGAAGATAACTCAAAGCTACGGCGGGGCTTTCCAGTGGCTCACAGTATCTATGGAATTCCATCAGTAATCAACTGTGCTAATTATGTGTATTTCCTTGGCTTAGAGAAGGTTTTAACCCTTAATCACCCAGATGCTGTTAAAGTTTTTACCCGTCAGCTGCTGGAACTCCATAAAGGTCAAGGCCTGGATATTTACTGGAGGGATACTTACACCTGTCCTACAGAAGCTGAATACAAAGCTATGGTACTACAAAAGACAGGTGGTCTCTTTGGATTGGCTGTAGGCCTCATGCAGCTCTTCTCAAATTATAAAGAAGACTTAAAACCACTTCTTAACACACTCGGTCTCTTCTTCCAGATAAGAGATGACTATGCCAACTTGCACTCCAAAGAATACAGTGAAAACAAGAGTTTTTGTGAAGACTTAACTGAGGGCAAGTTCTCATTCCCAACCATTCATGCGATTTGGTCAAAACCTGAAAGTACTCAGGTGCAAAACATTTTACGCCAAAGGACAGAAAACatagatataaaaaaatactgtgtgcaTTACCTTGAAAACGTGGGTTCATTTGAGTACACTCGGAATACGTTAAAAGAGCTTGAATCTGAAGCCTATAAACAAATTGAATCACTAGGGGGAAACCCTGAGCTTGTAGCACTAGTTGAACAGCTGAGCAAAATGttcaaagaaactgaaaattaa